tgtacagcacccagcacaacaggggTCTGGTCCTAGGTGTCAGGGTAATATTGACAGTGCATCACGTGACCAGCCCATCACGGGGCATCCCGGATGTGCAGTCGGTGGTGCCAGATGCGGGAGGAGCTGTCGCTGAAACCCTTCCCGCAGTCAGGGCAGGTGTAGGGGCGCTCGTCCGTGTGGGACCGCTGGTCGGTGGCCAGGTCTGTGCCCTGGCTGAAGCTTTTCCTGCAGTCCCAGCAGGTGTAGAGCCACTCCCCAATGTGGATGCGCCGGTGCCGGATCAGCTGGGAGCTGATGCTGAAACCCTTGCCGCAGTCGGGACAGGTGTAGGGCTTCTCACCGGTGTGGGCGCACTGGTGCTTGATGAGGTAGGAGCCATCGCTGAAGCAGTGCCCGCAATCTCGGCAGGCATAGGGGAGCTCCCCAGCATGCGTGCGCCGGTGCTGCCGCAGGTCTGAGCTGCGGCCAAAGATCTTCCCACAGTCGGCGCAGGCGTAGGGGCACTCGCCCATGTGCACCCGCTGGTGCTGCACCAGGTCTGAGCTCTGGCTGAACATCCGCCTGAAGTCTGGGCAGGTGAAGGGGCACTTGCCCAGCAAGCCAGGCCCATGGCAGGGCCCCTCCTGCACATGGCAGTGCCGGTGCCGTGTCAAGTGGGAGCTGCGACTGAAGCTGCACTGGCAGTCGGGGCACTGGTAGGGCTGCTCACCCGTGTGACTGCGCtggtgctggagcagggcagagctCACAGCAAAGCTCCTCCCAAAGGTGGCGCAGGCGTAGGGACGCTCCCCCGTGTGCACCCGTTGGTGCTGCACCAGATGTGAGCTCCGGCTGAAGTGCTTCCCACATTCAGTGCAGGTGCTCTGGCTCTCGCCTGTGGGCGGCGTCCTACCACCCATGCTGTGCTTGAGAGCTCCCACATGGTGTGCGGATTTACCCCATCTCTCCACCGGCTGGTTTCCCTGCTGACTCTCACAGGCTTCTCCCTGCCCAGGATTATGGGAAATGTTCCTTTCAGCATCTCCTGACAGCGCCCCCTGTGGTTCCGCTTGCTCAGGACCTTCCTGCTGAGGATTCTCCTCCTCGCTCTCACTCACCGTCCCATCACCTGCTGGGGCAGAGACGGAATCCAGACAGGAGTCACTCCCTGTGCGGAGGAGGAGGGAACCTCAGATGGGGAATGGGAACGGgctgaacaaaaacaaataacTGCTGGGAGGAGACCAAAACATCAGAAGCTGAATCCAGCaatcctctccccagagcagagacaggagAGTACCAATTCTTCCTCCACATCCCACCCAAGCAATCAGGGGAAGGAGGCTGGTGGGGAGCGAGCTACTGCCAAGTGCCAGGGTGGGTGGGAAGCTGTGGGTGACATCTACCATGAGGATATGGCACCTGGTGGCAACAGTCCTGGTCTGGCTGAGATGAGGAAGAACAAGGGGAGCTCACAGTGACTTGGTAGGAACCCCAGATGTTTTCCTTTACTTGCTGACAGTTTTTGAACCAGCTTAGCTGATTCCTCACTTGTGTGGGTGCTCCTTGGGATCTCTCgttcctcagagccctggagaCCCGGGGATCCTCCCCTCCTTCCATCAGTGAGATCACTTTGCATTGGGGAACCAGAAACAAATGAGACCAGaatttattacatatttctcTAATAATTATTAGAGAAATAAGTAAACTCCTGAATTTAAACCCAGCCCCTTTCTGTGCTGGCGGCAGGTGTCACCCTAGCAGAGATGGTAAAGACCAGATAGTTCCTTCACCCCACCCCTGTAAGCGCAGGGAACAGAAGACACAGTGTTACAGAAAACTGGACCCTGAATGCAGTCGCTACTGGGAGAGATTGAGACGGGCTCAATGTTCAGAAAAGGAGAAACAACTATGTTTCTGTCATCTAATGATTATTCACCCCTGTAGCAGCTTCAGCCAAGGATCTGAAAGCATGTTCAAAACATCCTTGAAAGTGTGACATGGTATAAACACAGTAGATCGGGGCTGGTGTTCACCCTGTCTGACAACACCAGAACAAGGGGATGGTCAATGCAACGGAAAGGTGGTAAATTCAAAAACGAATCAAAGGAAACTAGTTCTCCACACAGGGCAGGTTTAGCTTGTGGGTGTTGCTGGTGTGTCTACACTGAATAGACCcccgcggctggcccatgtcagctgactggggctcaagcagctcaggctgtggggctgtacaaTTGCGCAGTGTATATGTTCAGgttggggctggagcctgggctgtaagaccctgtgaggtgggagggtcccagagtctggggctccagcctgagcattAATGCCTACACTGCATTTTGAGAGACCCATAGCCCatgagcccaagccagctgagccgggccagctgcagatgttttaccacagtgtagacacagccactGAGGCTGGGATTCTGAAGCGCAGGCTCCTGAGagtggctcccagctgctgtgctgcaGAAGCCAGGCACAGGGATAGGGTCAACGCATGCGTGTGCCCGCTCCcactggggggaagggctgggccgTTGACAGCCATGCCCAGCGGGTGTGGAAGGCTACCATGCCTAGTGGGGAGTGATTTACACCCACTCACTCTGAGTGCAAATGAGTGCCCAAGGGAACAGGGAATTGGGACAAAGAAAGTTGAAAGAGAATACACAGGAGGAAGGACAATGGtagatttgggggaggggt
The window above is part of the Natator depressus isolate rNatDep1 chromosome 14, rNatDep2.hap1, whole genome shotgun sequence genome. Proteins encoded here:
- the LOC141998852 gene encoding uncharacterized protein LOC141998852, translating into MQSDLTDGRRGGSPGLQGSEEREIPRSTHTRSDSCLDSVSAPAGDGTVSESEEENPQQEGPEQAEPQGALSGDAERNISHNPGQGEACESQQGNQPVERWGKSAHHVGALKHSMGGRTPPTGESQSTCTECGKHFSRSSHLVQHQRVHTGERPYACATFGRSFAVSSALLQHQRSHTGEQPYQCPDCQCSFSRSSHLTRHRHCHVQEGPCHGPGLLGKCPFTCPDFRRMFSQSSDLVQHQRVHMGECPYACADCGKIFGRSSDLRQHRRTHAGELPYACRDCGHCFSDGSYLIKHQCAHTGEKPYTCPDCGKGFSISSQLIRHRRIHIGEWLYTCWDCRKSFSQGTDLATDQRSHTDERPYTCPDCGKGFSDSSSRIWHHRLHIRDAP